The DNA region GATGAATTCTGGTCTAAGTTCGGGTTCCAGTTCGCATTCTTCGTAGCGTTTAAGGATTATGCTTAGTGCTTTGTTCTTGTCTTTTAGGCCGTATTTTGCTTTTACTATGTTTATGATTCGGTTTTCTCTTTCGCTTAGCTCGATTACGTTTTTAACCATGCTGCTTACCTTGTGCTATGTAATATGACGTAATTCGTTGTTATTTAGCGTTACTGATGGCTGAGGCTCTCATACGTTATTAATTGGCGCATTAGACGGAGAAAAGCGGCGCGGTTGCGTGAGCTTATGCCCCCGTTTTTAGGGAGAAATTTAGGTGGCGCGTTTAGAGGTTTTGGGGTCTTATGTTCGTGGTGACTAAACCGACAAGAGTGATGCGGACCTTTTAGTGACTTATTCAGAGATGGTTAGTTTTTTTGCGGTTTTGATTTGAGGAGGTTTTTGGAGAGAAAGCTTCATGTTAAAGTGGATCTTGTGTCGCAAAAGTTTCTGCCCCCTTTACCTTACGGGTAGTATTTTGCAGGAAACTGTACCCATCACATTCCAGTTAAAAAGTTAGTTACCCTGCGCAAGATTTTGATTCATGAATATTTTAGCCTGGATATAGAGAGTATGTGGCAGACGGCGAATGATCTCTTGACGCTTAAACCGTATTTTGAGAAAATTTTACGTGTGTTTGAAACGTCATAGCCCTTGTTTTTTAGGGTTAATGAGCTCTTTGTTTATGTTTGGCTTTTGGTTACTGGTGTATTCAGGGTTTTGTTGTGTTGTACGCTTGGTTGCTGATTTTGTTGCGGCGTCCTAAATGCTGGGTTAAAACAGAGAAGAGTGGTACAGTTGCGGATTCTGGGTTTGCTTAGTCTCTGGTTAGCATGTTTTTGTGCGTTGGCTCCTGTTTTTTCGAGCCCTCTTTGGTCATGGTTGTATGCATCTATGCCATTGACTGCCTGTTTCCTTTAACGTGTCTTTTATTGGTGTATTTTTGGTTTTTATGTAGTCTTACTTTGGGATTCTGTGAACTCCGTGTTTGATTTTATGATTTTCTTCACCAGCTTTTTCTCTTTAATTGGTCCATCATCAATGTTTTTTATTTTTTGTCTTTTTCTTTCTTTCAGATATGGCTTTTAAATGAGGGTGGGGTCAGGTGAAGGTTTGTTTTTGTTCAGATTCGTTCGAAAAGTATTTATGTTCTGTTGGGCAGTAACTTTTGTTTATTAGGAGACAGGAGTTAAGAGGGAGTTTGTTGGGGACTAAGGTATTTCCGCTTACTGGTAAGCGTTCTTGTACTAATACCAGCAGTGGTAACCTTTGTTCCAAGAGTCCTTTTGAGCCAAAAACACAGCGCACAGTGAAATCATTTGACAATGGCATCACTGTTGGAAAAGTTTTTGAGGCAAAGAAATTTGCCCTTAGACGTGGATTTTGGTTTAGAGCTTTAAGTCGGGTTGAGCGGGGCGTAGTAGACCTTACCGTGCGGTACGTAGACAGCATCAAAAGCACAAAGCTGGCCACAGTGTTGACGGCCATAATGCAAAAACTGAAGGTGGCTGCGGAAAGCGTTGTTGACAAGATGGTGAAGTCTGTTGGTTTTGTTCAAGCCCGAAAAATTAGTGAAATAGCTCTAAAGTGGGGTAATAGAGGCGCTTTGGAGTGGTCTTCTGACCGTGGGTTTGCACGGTACTTGGCTGTCATGAATATGAATGGGACGGGTTTCTTCAGGACCTGACTTCGCGAGTCTGTTTCTAAAATGGTGCAAGGCTACTCTGAGTCCGTTTCTATTTCCGTTCAGGCTTCAAGGGATGCTGTTTCCTTTGATGAAGTTACTGTTGTGATTCCTACCCTTAACGAGGAAAAGGCTGTTGGCAAAGTCATTGAAGAGCTAACCCTTGAAGGTTTTCACAATATCTTGGTTGTCGATGGCTATTCTAGTGATGGAACCGTTGAAGTTGCTAAGGTTAATGGGACGCAAATCATCTATCAGCATGGTTCCGGCAAAACAGGTGCATTAAAAACTGCAATAGAGTACGTTCAAACTCCTTATTTGCTTGTCATGGATAGTGACTTTACCTATGATTCTCGGGATATTCAACGACTTCTTAATCATGGGCGCAGTTACGCTCAAGTTATCGGTGCAAGAAGTCGCTCAAACATTAGTTTGTTGCACAGGTTTGGTAATTGGGTTATCACACGTACTTTTAACTTGTTGTTTGGTGCTGGTATATCAGACGTTTGTTCAGGAATGTATTTGCTTGAAACTGAAGTTGCAAAGGAGCTTGAGCTTAAATCAGGTGGTTTTCTGACAGAAGTTGAAATTGCCTCACAAATAGCCGCTGAACACAATGTGACAGAAGTTCCAATCAATTATAGGCAACGTATTGGTCAAGGAAAGCTTACAGCTTGGAATGGCTTTGGTATTCTTTTTGCTGTTTTGCGTATGGCGTGGAAATACAATCCAGTGTTATTGTTTTCAATGTTTTCTGCCTTAGCGGGTCTTCCCGCTTTTGCAATATTGGGTTGGGTTGCCTTTGAACAGTTAGTTGTCGGATTTTGGCATAGCGGTTGGGCTCTGATGAGCGTGATGCTGTTGCTATTTGCTTCACAGGCTGTTGCTGTTGCCACAATGTCTATTCTGATTAAGAGAACAGAGCAAAGAATATCTAGACGAATCACTCAAAATGCTCTGATTGAAAGATAAGGAATTTAATCAATCTTTTAAAGGTTTTATTCAATTGAGTATTTTAAAGATGCCTGAACAAATAACCCCTATAATTGATACTCAAGTCAATGAAAATAAAGTTTTTTTTATAGTTCTCGCCCGAGACCGAAGACATGTACGGAAAAAAATTGAAGAACTTAACTCGATGCATGTGCCTTTTGTTGTTGTTTGCGGGGAGCGCGTTCGTCATCCTAATATTGTGTATAGAGAAGCTTTCGGTAAGTGGGATGCCATTAATTTTGGTGCTAAGTTTATTCCGTCTCAAGCAGATGTTGTTGTAATGAACGATGTCGACACAAAAATACACTGTTTTGAGCGTGCTCTTCAGTATTTAGATTCAAAAACTCAAATAGTATATTGCCGAGTAGAAGTTTCATCAGGTCCTCAAGTGAAGTTCTATAGGATTGCTAATCCCATAAGAACTCGATTTCATATTTTTGCAAGCGGAGAGCTTTTGATTGTGAAAAGAAAGCTTCTTGAAAAAACTTTGCCCGTTCCTCCATGCATCGCAGAAGACTCATATATTCTCTTCAAAGCTCTGGAACTGGGATCCCATGCCCATTTCTGCACCGAGGCTTTTGTGACAACCAAAAGGACCGCCAACAGCGAACAAGAAGTAGCCTACAAAGGCAGAACAACCCTTGGAATTTACCAAGCATTAAGCTGCACCAAGCCAACATTAGTGATACGAGTATTCTACTTGCTACTTCCTGTGTTTTCACCGTTATTATCCATAGTTGGTCGTGACGGTGTGGCTTGGGCTAAAGGCATCAAGAAAGCAGTAAAAGCAAACGTAACAAAGGAACATCCTACAAAGTTCTGATTTGCAGTTCTTGAACTCATCTGAGATGAAAAAGGGGATAAAAATGTCAAAAGTTTGTGTTATTGGTCTTGGAAAAATAGGTCTACCTTTGGCTTTGCTTCTTGCAAAAGCTAACAACAGAGTAATGGGTGTTGATTCAAATACTGTTATGCTGGCTAATATTAGTAACAGTAATTTGGGTTGGCTGACCAGCGGTAACGAAAAAGAATTGCTTACACAATTGCTTGGTAAGAGTTTTTTCGTGACTTCCAATTTGTCTGCCGCTTTATCTGACTCTGAAACGATCTTTATTGCAATTGGTACCGGGGTAGGTCCAGACGGGGTCCCCGAACTTTCTAATCTTGAAAAACTGTTTGCTAAAATTTCTGTTGACTCCCATAATGTTAGGGGTCGATTGTTCGTACTCAAATCAACTTTGCCGATAGGTACAACACGCAGAATTGCGCATGCTTTAGAGGAGAGCACCGGTCTTAAGTGCGGCGAAGATTTTTTTATGGCGTTTTGTCCTGAACGGGTCCTAGGCGATAGAGCAATCGAAGAGATGGCATCGTTACCAAAAATAATCGGTGGTCTGGATAAGGAAAGTTCTATAAGAGCTGCTTCTATCTATTCAACCATTGGTGGAAAGATAATTGTTTTGAGCAGTCCTGAACGTGCTGAGATGGTGAAGTTATTAGACAATTCTTACAGGCAAACTCTCTTTGCGTTCGCCAATGACTTTGCTTTGTTAGCCGAATTATATGGAATCAACGCTTATGAAGTTATTAAGGCTGCCAATGATAGTTATCCTAGAAATAACATCCCCTTCCCATCTGGAGGAGTAAGTGGATATTGCTTAACAAAGGATCCCCTTTACCTAGAAGCTTCTTTTAAGAAAATTTCTTTACATAGAGGTTTTCCGTCAGTCTGGTTTTTTGCTCGAAAGTCTAATGACTACATGACTATTCACATGATTGATCTGCTGAAAAAGAAACTCGATTTAGTTGGGAAAAAATTGACTGATTCAAAAATTTTGGTTTGTGGTATCACATATAAAGAGAATACTGACGATATACGAAATAGTCATGGTCTTGACATCGCTAAGAAACTTAGAGATGAGGGCGCTACTGTGCTTTTGTGGGATCCAAACGTTCATATTGAAATTGACGGGTTTCAGATGGTCACGAATTTAGGTGATGCGCTGGAGTGCTTAGATGCTCTAATTTTCACGGTAAGGCATCGAGAATTCGTTCAATTGGATGCTGTTTCTTTTTCAAGTTTAGTCAAGAAGATGTGTACCCCTATTATAATTGATGGTTGGGGTATGTTTCAGAGGTTCATCGGTGACAAGGTCGTTCATTACGCTGGCGTCGGGTTGCCAGAAAATGAGGAAGATGCCTGAAATGAAGATAGCTCAAGTATGCCCTAGATATGAACCGTACATAGGGGGAGTCGAGACTCACGTAAAACAGATCAGCGAACGATTAGTAAGGATCGGTTACGCAGTTGAAGTATTGACGACTGATTCTTCGGGTCAGTTGCCATTACGCGAAGAAATCAATGGCGTAATTGTTAGGCGGTTTAAGGCGTGGTCTCCGAATGAATCCTATTATTTTTCTAGACACATGCAAAGATACTTGGTAGAAAACTCAAAAGTATATGATCTAATTCATGCGCACAGTTACCATGCATTCACAACATATTATGCTGCGCAGGCGAAGAAAGGTGGTCGCCTTGTTTTTACACCGCGCTATCATGGAGGTGGACACACTTTCTTCAGAAATTTGCTCCATAAACCTTACAAGCTGATAGGAAAAAAGGTTCTTAAAGATTCGGACAAGATAATTTGCCTGTCCCAGTATGAAAAAAGCTTGTTACTTTCTAATTTCAAAGTAGATGAAAGAAAAGTTTTGGTGATTCCCAACGGTGTCGTTAAAAGTGGGGTCACCGATTATAGAACTGGCGCGAGAGAAAAAAACCTCTGTAAGAAAATTCTTTGCGTATCCAGAATTGAGAAGTATAAGGGAATCCAATATGTAATCAAAGCTCTTCCAAAGGTGGGAAAAGATGTACATTTGGAAATAGTTGGTAAAGGTCCCTACAAGCGTGACTTGGTTAACCTTGTACATTCAATGGGTCTTGAGAATGAGGTAAGTTTCTATCAAGGTCTGAAAGAAGAAGAACTTGTAAATATGCGGTCTACGGCGAGTGTTTTTGTATTGTTATCCCAGCATGAAGCCTTCGGGAATGCAGTTGCTGAAGCTCTATCTTCAACAATTCCTTGTATAGTAGCTAATGTGTCGGCCTTGCAAGAGTGGGTTGATAACAGAATTTGCTATGGGCTAGAATATCCGATTGATGTTGGACAGTTAGCAAACCTGATAAGTGTCTTGATTGAAAAAAGGGTGACTCCTACTAATTTGTATGCATGGGATGATACTGTAAACGAACTTACTGAGGTTTATGAGAACATATGACCTGCTTTGGTCCCTGTTTGTTCTGCCTTTGTTGTTTTATGTTAAGTTCGTCTCCACTTTTTGATTTAATTTAAAATAGGCTGGCGCTATTTTAGCGGCTCATACGTCAAACACTGTTTATTCCGGAAAATATGTTGAGTGATTTTAGTGATTAAATCTTCAAAAGCTTTAGTTATTTTAAGTTTTTTCGTAATTGCTTTTTCTTCTATCTCCATTATAACTACACCCGTTATTGATGAGGTACTTCCCCCGAGTACATTCTTTTTTGCTCAGCATCTTTCACCTTTTTATTGGTTAAGTGTTGCCTTATTGTTAGCTCTTTTATTACTCAGGTTGAAAATTTCCCTCTCCACAAAAAAGCAAAGGTTGATTGATGTCTTTTTAATTTTTTCTCTCGTACTTATCGTATACGGGACTCAATCTTTTGTATACGAACAACCACTATATCAAGACACTTATATCCATACATCAGCTGCGCTTAAGATTCCGCTTCGTGGTGGTCATACTCCTGCACCGTTAAGCATGATGGCTGCCTCGAATGAACCTGGAGGTTATATTTTCTTTTCATTTTTCCTACAAATAACCGGTTTGGACTCTTTGCTTTTTATGCGCTACTATCCCTTGTTGATATCGACAATAATATTACTGTTGTTATATGTTGCTTCTTTTAAACTAGTGAATACGCGTTTTGCTATTATAGCGCCTTTTTGTTTCACAGCATTTATGTCTACTCGAGTATTTCATGTGTATCCCGGCAATTTAACTTACGTTTTTCTAATTATATTTATTATTTTTGCTTCAGATACAATTAGAGTGCCTGAAAAAGAAACGCGCCCAATTTTGCTATTGCTTGTGGGGGCATCAACAATAACGTATATACTTGCAACTCCGCTTCTATTATTTATCTCACTTCTTTTCTTAATTCCCTTAAAAAGTTATGTTAGAAAGAGAAACATCATCTTTCCGGTATCTATTCTTATGATTTGGGGTTCATGACTAGTTTATTTAGGTCGAGGTTCTTTTAAAGCAGCTTTCACCTTGCTTGGTAGGGCATTGGTTGAGCATACATCAACATTACTGCCTATCATCGTATCTTCTTCTTCTTCATATCTACGAGTTATACCTCTTATGATAAAAAATTTCATGACTATTTTTGTAGTGTTAAGTGGGCTATTGCTTGTAATTCTTACTTTTGTTGCCGCAAAGGAGGTGCCAAGTGATAAGCGGAAGCTGCTTCTTGTAGGCGGTAGTTTTATCGGCTGTTATCTGCTTATAGCATTGTTTATGCCAATAACTTCTGAGCCAATTACTCGTTTCTACTGTTATTCAGTTATACCTTTCGCTTTACTGGTTCCGTTTTATATCAACAAAACAAAAGAAGTTGGGGTAAAATCAAAGATTCCGAAAGTACGCTTGAATCAGTTATTTACGTTTGTTCTTTTAGTTTCAATGATAGTTTTCATTTTTATTGCGCCGATAGTACGAAACGATAATGACTCTGGTGTTTATGCTCCCTCATCTTCATTGCAAGGTGCTAATTACGTTATCGGAAAAATTAATGGCCCCGTTATTTGGGTGAGCCTGCATTTGCATTTAATAGAGTACGAATCTTGTAGAACTAACGTGCTTCTGGAAGGTTATATGGATTATCAGAAAAATATGTATGGCGATAGTTTTACTTCATTATTACGTCGCCCATTTTTTCCAGATGAAAATGTAGTGATGGCAGCTTTTGATAAAACTGAAATAACTACTTTTAATGCTGTACTGTTTAATGATTATGAAGATGCTAAAATGGTGATGCAGGGATATGCTAATTATAGTGACGCAAGAATTTTATATGAAAAATACATTTTACAAAATTTGAATGGGGTCTACTCAAGTGGCTCAATAAGAGCTTACGTTAAAGGGGATTAATGTAAAATTCTGTAAACCATAGTTATACTTCAGCGCGTTACTTCTCAGTAATTCAAAGGCGTTTTATGTATCGATTACTTTATATCAGTAAAAAGCAAATCTTCTATACTGAATGGTGTAGATTTATGAAGATACTTTGTGGAGGCGCACCAACTGGTTTTTCAGGTAATGAATGGGGTGTGATGAGGCGGTTTGAAGTTTTGATGAATTTTTACTCGTTGAACGATAAGGTGATCTTGGATTTAGGCTGTGGAGTTGGTGCATATAGCAAGTTCGCTAAAGCATGTAACGCTGATCTTGTAGTTGGCTTCGATATGAATCGAAAATATCTTTTAAAGGCTAAAAGTTGCGAAAGGATTAATGCTGCTGGACAGGCGCTCACTTTTAAGGATTCAAGTTTTGATGTTGTCTTAATGGTTGAGGTACTTGATCATTTACCCTTTGAGGAAAAAGCCGTAAAGGAAGCAAAGCGTGTCTTAAAAAGGAACGGTGCGTTGTTAATAACCGTTCCTAATAAGTTTTTCCCATTTGAGACTCATGGTATGCGAATAATGTCGACAGAAATAAGGAACATTCTCGGCATAGGCATACCGTTCCTTTCTTGGATGCCTTTGTTGTTAAGAAATAAGATTGAACGTGCAAGAATATATACACAAAAAAGACTGCTGAACTTGCTACGTGAACAAGGGCTTGAGCCTGTAATTGTTGATTACATGATGCCTCCCTTGGATGGAATGCGTAATCAAAGGATTGCGTCTTCTTTAAGAAAACTTTTGCGCAAAGCTGAAGCAAGTGCCTTTAGATATTTTGGGTGTCATATTATTGTTGTAGCTGTAAACATTTAAAAGGAAGTTTTCTTTGCAAACCATTTAAGTACCGCTTTAGTGCCGTGAGTTTTGTAGTTCAGGCGCTGGTTTGAATTAGTAGTCATAGAACTGGTTAGATTTTACTGTTCCGTATTCGTTAATAACTTACTGTTTATGTTATCGTACAACTTAGGTACTTGCTTGAAATTTTCAGTGTTGGGTAAAAATACCTTTCATTAATTCTTTCATTAATTAAAACTTTGCCGGTGTTCTAAATTGTAATAGTTAATGTTTTTATGGAAAAGTTATGTCAAGTTCACACCTGGATTCTTAGTATAGCCCGTTTTTCGGTGGTGCTCTTTCTCACTTGTTACTGGATTTCAGCTAAATTGAAATGCCCCCAACCGCGCAAGATAAGTTGCCTTCTATTCTTGGCAAAACGCTTCTCCTTCCGAATCCTCCACTCTCCTGCAATGTTCTGAGTTCTCAACATTCATGTTTTCAATAGCCAACTCCATGCACAACATGTTTATTCTTGCGCATGAAACGCTGTACGCCTTCACTTTTACACCGCTCATAATTTACTAATCCCCCAGGAGCAACCGGGAAACACATACAGATACTTACTTTTACCATTTAAGAATTGTAACTTTCTATCCAAGAAAGCGGCGTTGTCACGCTTGACAAGCTTTAACGTCCTTTCAATAAATTTTTCTTGTTTATTTGCCACCGAAAAAGTCACAAGCAAATACGAATGCCTATTCACGGCAGTGGTAGCCTCAGCAATTACTTGTTTAAAGGAGCAGGGTCTTCGTTTAAGTGTTTTTCTTTTTTCCAACAAACATGTATAACTCATCAACATACTGCAACAAACCAAATTCTCCTCAGTGTCACTCTCACCGCGCGCTCAGCAATGTTCAACAGTAATAACCATATTGTCTTGATGGTTGACCAGTAAGTCACCGCTCACTGCTTCTCACTCCGTTTTTCTCAACAAGATATTTGCTTATGCTTAGTATTTCAGGTTCTGGGGCGGGCTTTCTGTACGTTGAATTGCCTTTGCTTCCATGAAGTACGTGTCGCAGTTAAGGCAGTAATGGCATTTTGGTAACTGTGCTATTTCCTGCTTTTGATCTGTCTTTTCCGTTCTTTTGTAGGTAGAATCTGCAACTGGTTTTTGGTAGACTGCCTACACTTTACTTCTTGAAATTGTCCTTCTTCCACAAAAGAAAGTTAGTGAACTACGCGACATACACTAAACATTTGACCTATCATTTAGGGTACTTCCAAGTATTTTTAGGTGGGTGATTCATAAATCATTGCATCTGTCACGATATCGCGTATTAATATTTCAATCGTCGATTTACTTAGCATCTTGAAGGGCCAACAGTTGGCGGAAAGTATAACTATCCCAATCGCAATTTGAAAAATAAATAAAAACCAAAGTTTCGCTAACTCAACAGTGTTCTGGAGTTGAAGTACCGATGAGTGTCTCGAAAATTTCGCTTAATTTGTGTGTCTCATGTGAGATTTGTTATGTCGCTTGTCCTCAGGGGGCCATTACAATGGAGTATAAATGTGGGCAGTTCCTTCCCAGAATTGATGAATCAAAGTGCAACGATTGTGGTTTTTGTATGAAAGTTTGCCCCGGAATTAGTCAAAACTTGAAATTTAGAGAAAACACTCGGTTTGAAGAAGATTTAACTGGCTCCTTTCAGAAAATTTATTCTGCTTGTTGTCAGGATCAAAATATTAGACGTAACTCGGCGAGCGGTGGAGTTATTACACAATTAATTGTTAAGCTGCTGGAGGCGGGTGAGTACGCTGGCGCCTTCGTTCTTCAGTTTGATACTTTTACTGGCTCTCCTGCCAGACTCAAATTAACTAAAGAGATTGACGTTGTCTTAAATGCTGCAAAATCTAAGTACATCCCAGCGTCTGTCTATAACGTGATTAAAACTTTGGAGAAAGAACGCCGTCCCAATTATATCATCGTGGGTACCCCTTGTCAAATATTAGGTATCAAAAAATATGTTAGTTACAAAAATATAAGCTGCGAGAATCTTCTCTTTCTTGGATTATTCTGCGACAGTACATTGAACTTCAATATAGTCCGTTATCTCGAGGATGGGTATTCTAAACGGACTGAGAAATTAATAAAATTTGATTTTAAGAACAAAGAGGTTGGTGGGTGGCCAGGTCACACAAAGCTATATTTAGATTCGAACAGAAAAGTTATAGTTCATAGAAATGAACGAATTAAAGTTAAAAAATTCTTTCAGCTAGAACGATGCCTCTATTGTTCAGACAAACTAAATCAGTTAGCTGACATATCATTGGGTGATTGCTACATAAAGTGGTGTCAATTACCCGAAAGTTCAACAGTTATAGTGAGAACTTCTAAGGGAAAAAAAGTTTTCGATAAATATGCTGATCTGTTCAATTTAATCGAATTGAATATGGAGGCAGTCACAAATTCTCAAGAGATTTCTTTGAAAAAAAAGAATTTAGAATTCTCAAAGTCAATGATTAATGAGAACGGTTTCTTTTTAGGTGGTTACTCAGGTCAAATTGAGGAAAAAACTAAAAAAGATCTTTTGAAACTGAAAAAATATGTTGAGTTTGGGCAAAAGTATAAAATTCGGAAGATGAAGCTCTCAAACCTTTTGTTTGGTGCGAAATTTTATTTTGAACTTTTTAAAGACGTAATAAAAATTGCTGCAATTTTTTTTTCTTTTTTCAGTAACAGGGGTAATACTCTCAAAACAAGAGGTGGTCGAAAAGGCAAAAACGTGATTATTATTGGAGGGGATTTATCCGAGAATATGGGTGCGCATGCAATGACTTTTGTCGTAGTGGACCAGGTGAAGAGAAGGTTTCCTGATAAAGATGTTTATTTATTTTCTACTAGCACTTTTGAGAAAGATGCGTCGAAAAAAAGCTTATTCGCCTTCAAAATCATGCCTTGGGGCTTTGGAACTAGGTTAAATCTGCTTAGCTCTTTTTATCCTCTGAAAAGAGAGCGTTTATCAGACGTTTGGATAACACAACTTAATTATCAGGATAACCTGAGAGCGATAATAGAAAATGCTGCTTTTTTTATTGATGTGAGCGGATACAGCTTATTCTCCAATAAGTTTAGCTCTTTTCTATCTTTTAATATATGCTCCTATAGCTATTTATTGAATATAGTTGTTGCCAAGAAGTTCGGTATTCCATTTTATGTTTTTCCACAATCTTTTGGGCCGTTTGATTATCCGTTGTGGGAAAAGTTGCTCCTCTATCCCTTAATGTGGAAATACCTTAAATATCCGACAAAGATTTTCGCTAGGGAGCATGAAGGTATGACATATCTGAGAAAGTTTACGTGTAAAAATGTGGAAAAAAAGAGTGATTTAGTTTTAGTTGCTGGAGAATACGACCAGTGTAATATATTTAATAAGCAAATTAGTTCATCTGTTATGACAATTCCTAAAAATTCTGTAGGTATAATTCCCAATATGAAGCTTGTAAAACGTGTTGGCTCTGTAAAAGTTTTCTGTGTATATGATTCCTTAATTAAAAAATTAGTTGATTCTGGTAAGAGAATTTTTCTACTATCGCATGCTCAAATGGATCTGTCGTTGTGTCAGGAAATAAAGAAACGATATTGTAATGAGGATAACGTTCAGCTAATTACTGGTGACTTAAATGTACTGGATGTAGAGCAGATAATATCACAATTTGATTTTATAATTGCATCGCGTTATCATTCTATTATACTTGCTTACAAGAATGGTGTTCCCGTTCTCACAATGGGGTGGGCAACAAAATACTTCGAGTTGATGAAAGATTTCAATCAAATAGACTACTTTTTCGATTTCAGAAAGGTCATTGAAAACGATGCTATTATTAAAAGTTTGAATAAATTGATTGAAAACCACGAATTTGAACGAGTTATCATAAAATCAAAAATAGATCAATTGGAGAAGAATACGGCTTTTAATGCTTTAAATATTGATTAAATGATTTGGCTGCTTGCGTTTTGGGTTATCTAATATTTTTTGCTCTGAGTTGAATTACGGATTAACTCACATAATATGTGGGTTTTATAGCTAGGCGTTACGAGTAGATTAAGAGCGCGCCGTCAAAATTCAAGAAACACTTCACCCAGTCTCAATTCCGTACTTTTACAGAACACAACTCAGCTTTATCAACGCATTATGAAAGCGAGGAGAAATGCACAGAGAACGACTCAACGTTAAATACCTGAATTTCCTCTTTAATGTACTTTCCTTAAGGAACATATGCCAAGGGCAAAGAGGTCTGTTTGGCTTTGGGATTCCATGTATACGTGCCTGATGTTATTGCAAAGTGCCGAATGCGTGGGCAGTTCGGGTAAGCGAAATCAAAAGCATCAGAATGATAATCTTTGAAGGAAGGGGCATAGTTTGACGTGATTTTTGATGTGTTACTTTCAGAAGGTTATTTCTTTGAAATTGTGGTAAATGGCCTTTTTTTTTATCAAACCTTTGAGGCAGATATGTTCATTCCACAGTTTATTATGCCATCTGTACTGGCTGACGCGAAGGCTGACACTAGGTCTGTTTATTCTCTATCCGAAGACTTGGTCGGCTTTGGTGTTGAGGGGTTGATGTGTCATATGTTGGAGGGCCATCGGATAGCCGACTTCTATAGGGCGGCTATTGCTTTAAGTTTTAGTTGAGTACAGCCCTCAGTTGCCAAATGGTGGATTTGGAAGAGGACAGTAGTAGCCGTCATCTGCCAGAACATATTGTACCTCTAAATCCTCTATAGATGAGCTTCTTCAAAAAAAGCCAGTTATAATGGATGCCCAATGTAAATATGGCTTTCAGGGTAGACCGAGGTGGTTGGCGACAACATGAATCTTAGTCTTCTAAGTAGCCTCTCGGAG from Candidatus Bathyarchaeota archaeon includes:
- a CDS encoding DUF2683 family protein, with amino-acid sequence MVKNVIELSERENRIINIVKAKYGLKDKNKALSIILKRYEECELEPELRPEFIAEIQETRRNGKFTKIKDFAEEFDIK
- a CDS encoding glycosyltransferase family 2 protein, producing the protein MVQGYSESVSISVQASRDAVSFDEVTVVIPTLNEEKAVGKVIEELTLEGFHNILVVDGYSSDGTVEVAKVNGTQIIYQHGSGKTGALKTAIEYVQTPYLLVMDSDFTYDSRDIQRLLNHGRSYAQVIGARSRSNISLLHRFGNWVITRTFNLLFGAGISDVCSGMYLLETEVAKELELKSGGFLTEVEIASQIAAEHNVTEVPINYRQRIGQGKLTAWNGFGILFAVLRMAWKYNPVLLFSMFSALAGLPAFAILGWVAFEQLVVGFWHSGWALMSVMLLLFASQAVAVATMSILIKRTEQRISRRITQNALIER
- a CDS encoding nucleotide sugar dehydrogenase encodes the protein MSKVCVIGLGKIGLPLALLLAKANNRVMGVDSNTVMLANISNSNLGWLTSGNEKELLTQLLGKSFFVTSNLSAALSDSETIFIAIGTGVGPDGVPELSNLEKLFAKISVDSHNVRGRLFVLKSTLPIGTTRRIAHALEESTGLKCGEDFFMAFCPERVLGDRAIEEMASLPKIIGGLDKESSIRAASIYSTIGGKIIVLSSPERAEMVKLLDNSYRQTLFAFANDFALLAELYGINAYEVIKAANDSYPRNNIPFPSGGVSGYCLTKDPLYLEASFKKISLHRGFPSVWFFARKSNDYMTIHMIDLLKKKLDLVGKKLTDSKILVCGITYKENTDDIRNSHGLDIAKKLRDEGATVLLWDPNVHIEIDGFQMVTNLGDALECLDALIFTVRHREFVQLDAVSFSSLVKKMCTPIIIDGWGMFQRFIGDKVVHYAGVGLPENEEDA
- a CDS encoding glycosyltransferase family 4 protein codes for the protein MRKMPEMKIAQVCPRYEPYIGGVETHVKQISERLVRIGYAVEVLTTDSSGQLPLREEINGVIVRRFKAWSPNESYYFSRHMQRYLVENSKVYDLIHAHSYHAFTTYYAAQAKKGGRLVFTPRYHGGGHTFFRNLLHKPYKLIGKKVLKDSDKIICLSQYEKSLLLSNFKVDERKVLVIPNGVVKSGVTDYRTGAREKNLCKKILCVSRIEKYKGIQYVIKALPKVGKDVHLEIVGKGPYKRDLVNLVHSMGLENEVSFYQGLKEEELVNMRSTASVFVLLSQHEAFGNAVAEALSSTIPCIVANVSALQEWVDNRICYGLEYPIDVGQLANLISVLIEKRVTPTNLYAWDDTVNELTEVYENI
- a CDS encoding methyltransferase domain-containing protein, whose translation is MKILCGGAPTGFSGNEWGVMRRFEVLMNFYSLNDKVILDLGCGVGAYSKFAKACNADLVVGFDMNRKYLLKAKSCERINAAGQALTFKDSSFDVVLMVEVLDHLPFEEKAVKEAKRVLKRNGALLITVPNKFFPFETHGMRIMSTEIRNILGIGIPFLSWMPLLLRNKIERARIYTQKRLLNLLREQGLEPVIVDYMMPPLDGMRNQRIASSLRKLLRKAEASAFRYFGCHIIVVAVNI